The Leadbettera azotonutricia ZAS-9 genome has a window encoding:
- a CDS encoding AMP-binding protein, whose product MEYIEKTLSQVLRETAAKQPDHEFLVYADRALRFTYAEFDRRVDELALGLLAIGLKKGDHVGFWATNVPDWNTALFACARAGMVFVTVNTGYKSHELEFLMKQSDLACICIIDGWRDSDYVAMVYDLVPELKTAQRGYLKSEKFPFLKSVIYIGQQKHRGMYSLNEVLLLGKYTDIKQLHDIEATLDRNDVVNMQYTSGTTGFPKGVMLTHRNILNNGLGLGDNMRYTEKDIVCLPVPLFHCFGLVLGMMSIITHGSTAAILEWFDPLLVLATIQKEKCTAVYGVPTMFIAELNHPMFKMFDLTSLRTGIMAGSVCPIEAMRQVIDLMHMSEVTIVYGLTESSPGMTQTRYDDPIEVKVETVGRALPGVEVTIRDPETGEECANGTHGEFCCRGYNTMKGYYKLPEDTAKCIDKKGWLHSGDLGVKDEKGYFRVTGRIKDMIIRGGENVYPKEIEDFLYTMPGVKDVQVVGVASKKYGEEVGAFVILHPAITMTEEDVRDYCRGKISRFKIPKYVFFVESFPLTSSGKIQKYLLREQAVKKVEDLGIGT is encoded by the coding sequence ATGGAGTATATAGAAAAAACCCTGAGCCAGGTGCTGAGGGAAACAGCGGCGAAGCAGCCGGATCATGAATTCCTCGTCTATGCCGACAGGGCTCTCCGCTTTACCTATGCCGAATTCGACAGGCGCGTGGACGAGCTTGCCCTGGGCCTTTTAGCCATAGGCTTAAAGAAGGGTGATCATGTAGGATTCTGGGCAACCAATGTACCCGACTGGAACACCGCCCTCTTTGCGTGCGCCAGGGCCGGCATGGTTTTCGTCACCGTCAACACCGGCTACAAGAGCCACGAACTTGAATTCCTCATGAAGCAGTCAGACCTTGCCTGCATCTGCATCATAGACGGCTGGCGCGATTCGGATTATGTTGCCATGGTGTACGATCTTGTGCCCGAGCTCAAGACCGCCCAGCGGGGCTATCTCAAGAGCGAAAAATTCCCCTTCCTTAAAAGCGTGATCTACATAGGCCAGCAGAAACACCGGGGCATGTACAGCCTCAACGAAGTTCTGCTTTTGGGAAAGTACACCGATATTAAACAGCTTCACGATATTGAAGCCACCCTCGACCGCAACGATGTGGTGAACATGCAGTACACAAGCGGGACCACAGGATTCCCCAAAGGCGTCATGCTCACCCACAGGAACATACTCAACAACGGCCTCGGCCTTGGGGACAATATGCGCTACACCGAAAAAGACATCGTATGTCTCCCGGTGCCCCTTTTCCATTGTTTCGGCCTCGTCCTGGGAATGATGTCCATCATCACCCATGGCTCCACCGCAGCTATTTTGGAATGGTTCGACCCCCTGCTGGTTCTGGCGACCATACAAAAAGAAAAGTGCACCGCTGTTTACGGCGTGCCCACCATGTTCATCGCCGAACTCAACCACCCCATGTTCAAGATGTTCGACCTCACAAGCCTCCGCACCGGCATCATGGCAGGATCCGTCTGCCCCATCGAAGCCATGCGCCAGGTTATCGACCTTATGCATATGAGCGAAGTAACCATTGTGTACGGCCTCACCGAAAGTTCGCCGGGAATGACCCAGACCCGTTACGATGACCCAATAGAAGTAAAAGTTGAAACCGTAGGCCGCGCCCTGCCCGGCGTCGAAGTGACCATCAGGGACCCCGAAACAGGCGAGGAATGTGCCAACGGAACCCATGGCGAATTTTGCTGCCGGGGCTACAACACCATGAAGGGCTACTACAAACTGCCCGAAGATACCGCCAAGTGCATTGATAAAAAAGGCTGGCTCCATTCAGGCGACCTGGGCGTCAAAGACGAAAAGGGCTATTTCCGCGTAACAGGCCGCATCAAGGACATGATCATCCGGGGCGGCGAAAACGTGTACCCCAAAGAAATCGAGGACTTCCTCTACACCATGCCCGGCGTCAAGGACGTGCAGGTAGTGGGCGTTGCCAGCAAAAAATACGGCGAAGAAGTTGGGGCATTCGTTATACTGCACCCCGCTATTACCATGACCGAAGAAGATGTACGCGACTACTGCCGGGGCAAAATCAGCCGCTTCAAGATCCCCAAGTATGTGTTCTTTGTCGAATCCTTCCCCCTCACCTCAAGCGGGAAGATCCAGAAGTATTTGCTGCGGGAGCAGGCGGTAAAAAAAGTCGAAGATCTGGGGATTGGGACATAA
- a CDS encoding 2-oxoacid:acceptor oxidoreductase family protein, translating into MTEKSFFAGFGGQGIISLGQIWVYCAMKEGKNVTFFPFYGAEKRGGIARAGVIVSDEEIASPLVTTPDSVLVMNPDSLPLCEGILKEGGLMLINSSLVKDEPKRKDIKTIKIEASGIAEKIGNIRFANMVALGAIAKLTGALKLTEIEAILKNFFTPDKHKFVPLNVEAIRAGFDAV; encoded by the coding sequence ATGACAGAGAAATCATTTTTCGCCGGATTCGGCGGCCAGGGCATCATCTCCCTGGGTCAAATTTGGGTCTACTGCGCCATGAAAGAAGGCAAAAACGTCACCTTCTTCCCCTTTTACGGTGCTGAAAAACGCGGCGGCATTGCCCGCGCAGGTGTCATCGTCTCGGACGAAGAAATCGCAAGCCCCCTGGTAACCACCCCCGACTCGGTGTTGGTGATGAACCCCGACTCCCTCCCCCTTTGCGAGGGGATACTCAAAGAGGGCGGCCTCATGCTCATCAATTCGAGCCTCGTTAAAGACGAGCCCAAGCGCAAGGACATTAAAACCATCAAGATAGAGGCATCGGGCATAGCCGAAAAAATCGGCAACATCCGCTTCGCCAACATGGTAGCCCTGGGGGCCATAGCCAAGCTCACCGGCGCCCTCAAGCTTACGGAAATCGAAGCCATACTCAAGAACTTCTTTACCCCGGACAAGCATAAATTTGTGCCGCTGAATGTGGAAGCTATTCGGGCGGGCTTTGACGCTGTCTAA
- a CDS encoding thiamine pyrophosphate-dependent enzyme: MKQLKGYPKSLYKVPTKYCGGCGHGVIHRIITELIDEMGLREKTVITNPVGCAIWADLYFDTDTVQPAHGRTPAAATGIKRILPDHLVICYQGDGDMAAIGTAEMVHAANRGEKFTTIFVNNAIYGMTGGQMAPTTLIGQKATTAPRGRDPDAAGMGYPIRVSEMLATLDGTRYIARGAVNNAANARKTKAYIKKALEAQMQGKGFTMVEILSQCPTNWSMSPADSVDWLEKNMIPVFPLGEIKNTLESKAEGASK; the protein is encoded by the coding sequence ATGAAGCAACTTAAAGGATATCCGAAAAGTTTATACAAAGTTCCCACCAAGTACTGCGGAGGCTGCGGCCACGGCGTGATCCACCGCATCATCACCGAGCTCATCGACGAGATGGGCCTGCGGGAAAAAACAGTCATCACCAACCCCGTAGGCTGCGCCATCTGGGCGGACCTTTACTTTGATACCGACACGGTGCAGCCCGCCCACGGACGCACCCCGGCGGCGGCAACCGGCATCAAGCGCATACTTCCCGACCACCTGGTGATCTGCTACCAGGGCGACGGCGACATGGCCGCCATAGGTACTGCCGAAATGGTTCACGCCGCCAACAGGGGCGAAAAGTTCACCACCATTTTCGTGAACAACGCCATCTACGGCATGACAGGCGGTCAAATGGCCCCCACCACCCTCATCGGCCAAAAGGCGACCACCGCCCCCAGGGGCCGCGACCCCGATGCCGCCGGCATGGGCTACCCCATCAGGGTTTCGGAAATGCTTGCCACCCTGGATGGCACCCGCTACATTGCCCGGGGCGCGGTGAACAACGCAGCCAACGCCCGAAAAACCAAGGCCTACATCAAAAAAGCCCTGGAAGCCCAAATGCAGGGCAAAGGCTTTACTATGGTAGAAATCCTCTCTCAATGCCCCACCAACTGGAGCATGAGCCCCGCCGACTCGGTTGACTGGCTCGAAAAGAACATGATCCCCGTCTTCCCCCTGGGGGAGATAAAAAACACCCTTGAAAGCAAAGCAGAGGGGGCTTCCAAATGA
- the vorB gene encoding 3-methyl-2-oxobutanoate dehydrogenase subunit VorB, with protein MNSEKVLMKGNDAIAEAAIRAGCTAYFGYPITPQNELIAYMAKNMLDKGRVFIQAESEVAAINMVYGASCAGARAMTSSSSPGISLKQEGISYAAGADVPAVIVNVVRGGPGLGSIAPSQADYFQSTRGGGHGDYYCIVLAPKSVQECADLTYLAFDLADKYRTPVIVLADGMIGQMMEGVVLPPEKNLKDLPKRDWAVGHMAGSGRSDSRHITSIHLVPEELEETVRARYARYETIKKAEVRFEAVGTEDADLVLAAYGTSARICLGARKLAEKEGIKLGIFRPITVWPFPYDELAKIASNGKPLLTVEMSMGQMVEDVKLSVLEAVNKGAKPAPVHLLGHLGGVIPTEEEVFAEAKKILGRK; from the coding sequence ATGAACAGCGAAAAAGTATTGATGAAGGGCAACGACGCTATTGCCGAAGCCGCTATCAGGGCAGGCTGCACCGCTTATTTCGGCTACCCCATCACCCCCCAGAACGAGCTTATCGCCTACATGGCAAAAAATATGCTTGATAAAGGCCGGGTCTTTATCCAGGCTGAAAGCGAAGTGGCGGCCATCAACATGGTGTATGGCGCTTCCTGCGCAGGCGCCAGGGCCATGACCTCATCGTCAAGCCCGGGCATCAGCCTTAAACAGGAGGGCATTTCCTACGCGGCAGGCGCGGACGTTCCTGCGGTCATCGTCAATGTAGTGCGGGGCGGCCCCGGACTCGGTTCCATTGCCCCTTCCCAGGCCGATTATTTCCAGTCCACCAGAGGCGGCGGCCACGGCGACTACTACTGCATAGTGCTGGCCCCCAAAAGCGTGCAGGAATGCGCCGACCTCACCTACCTGGCCTTTGACCTTGCGGACAAATACCGCACCCCGGTCATCGTGCTGGCCGACGGCATGATAGGCCAAATGATGGAAGGCGTGGTGCTTCCCCCGGAAAAAAACCTCAAAGACCTTCCCAAACGGGATTGGGCTGTGGGTCACATGGCAGGCTCGGGCCGCAGCGATTCAAGGCACATCACGTCCATCCACCTTGTTCCCGAAGAACTTGAGGAAACAGTGCGGGCCCGCTATGCCCGCTACGAAACCATCAAAAAGGCCGAAGTGCGTTTTGAAGCCGTAGGAACAGAGGATGCCGACCTGGTGCTGGCGGCCTACGGCACTTCCGCCCGTATCTGCCTGGGCGCCCGGAAGCTCGCCGAAAAAGAAGGCATCAAGCTGGGCATATTCCGTCCCATCACGGTCTGGCCCTTCCCCTACGATGAGCTGGCAAAGATAGCCTCCAACGGCAAGCCCCTCCTCACGGTGGAAATGTCCATGGGCCAGATGGTAGAAGACGTAAAACTCAGCGTCCTCGAAGCGGTGAACAAGGGCGCAAAACCTGCGCCGGTTCATCTTTTGGGCCACCTCGGCGGGGTCATTCCCACAGAAGAAGAAGTCTTCGCCGAAGCGAAAAAAATCCTGGGGAGAAAATAA
- a CDS encoding 4Fe-4S dicluster domain-containing protein → MMARRGKVVIDRELCKGCFLCIRACPVKVLEEDTEPNSTGTYPTKAAHPEKCIACGSCFEVCPDVCIELFELEGAEA, encoded by the coding sequence ATGATGGCCAGGAGAGGTAAAGTTGTCATCGACCGGGAACTGTGCAAGGGCTGCTTTTTATGCATCCGCGCCTGTCCGGTCAAGGTTTTGGAAGAGGATACGGAGCCGAACTCCACGGGTACTTACCCGACAAAGGCGGCCCATCCTGAAAAGTGCATAGCCTGCGGGAGCTGTTTCGAAGTATGCCCCGATGTCTGCATCGAGCTTTTTGAACTTGAGGGGGCGGAAGCATGA
- the malQ gene encoding 4-alpha-glucanotransferase translates to MERAAGILLAVSSLPSPYGIGSFGTAGREWCDFLAKAGQKYWQILPLGPTGWGNSPYQSFSAFAVSSYYIDLDTLASEGLLKKGEAEKIVWGSRPGSVNYGALYHRREKILRLAFEKFRLVKAFKDFREKNAFWLEDYSLFMALKKANQGKAWLDWEEGLRFRKKDALAKAREDYIEEIDYHVFVQYQAFRQWSALKHYANSRGISIIGDMPIYVSMDSSDTWANSDLFQLDKDLRPIRVSGCPPDPFAADGQLWGNPLYRWDYIRKTNFAWWILRLRESLSLYDVVRIDHFRGFESYYSILAADKTAANGEWVKGPGLSFINAVNKQLPGAAIIAEDLGYLTPEVKALLKASGYPGMKVLQFAFDSRESGDYMPHSYIRNCVVYTGTHDNTTSMDWFKSAPPEDAKLALDYFGLKSSKDGNWAYIRTALSCVADLAVIPLQDYLGLGKQGRMNAPSTLGGNNWCWRLLPGQIESELAVKIKRITDICGR, encoded by the coding sequence ATGGAAAGAGCAGCAGGGATCTTGTTGGCCGTAAGCAGTTTGCCTTCTCCCTATGGGATTGGTTCTTTTGGAACAGCAGGCAGGGAGTGGTGCGATTTCCTCGCCAAAGCAGGCCAGAAATACTGGCAGATTCTGCCCCTTGGCCCCACCGGCTGGGGCAACAGCCCCTATCAGAGTTTTTCAGCTTTTGCTGTTTCTTCCTATTATATAGACCTCGACACCCTCGCCAGCGAAGGACTTCTTAAAAAAGGGGAGGCCGAAAAGATAGTCTGGGGTTCAAGGCCCGGCTCTGTAAACTACGGCGCCCTTTATCACCGGAGGGAAAAAATTCTGCGCCTTGCTTTCGAGAAGTTCAGGCTTGTCAAAGCCTTCAAGGACTTTAGGGAGAAGAACGCTTTTTGGCTCGAAGATTACAGCCTCTTTATGGCATTGAAAAAAGCGAACCAGGGAAAGGCATGGCTCGATTGGGAAGAAGGCTTGCGGTTTCGCAAAAAGGATGCTCTTGCCAAGGCGAGGGAAGATTATATAGAAGAAATTGATTATCACGTGTTTGTGCAGTACCAGGCTTTCCGCCAATGGTCAGCTTTGAAGCACTACGCCAATAGCCGGGGCATATCCATTATCGGGGATATGCCTATCTATGTGTCCATGGATAGTTCCGACACCTGGGCCAACAGCGATCTTTTCCAGCTCGACAAGGATCTGCGCCCCATCCGTGTTTCCGGCTGCCCGCCGGACCCCTTTGCCGCAGACGGCCAGCTCTGGGGGAACCCTCTCTACCGCTGGGATTATATCAGGAAAACCAACTTTGCCTGGTGGATACTGCGGCTCCGCGAAAGCCTTTCGCTTTACGATGTGGTGCGCATAGACCACTTCCGGGGCTTCGAGAGTTATTACTCTATCCTCGCAGCCGACAAGACCGCAGCTAACGGCGAGTGGGTCAAAGGCCCGGGCCTTTCGTTTATCAACGCCGTAAACAAGCAGCTCCCCGGCGCTGCCATAATCGCCGAGGATCTTGGCTACCTCACCCCGGAGGTCAAAGCCCTGCTCAAAGCCTCGGGCTACCCAGGCATGAAGGTGCTCCAGTTCGCCTTTGACTCCAGGGAGTCAGGGGATTATATGCCCCATTCATACATACGCAATTGCGTGGTTTACACCGGTACCCATGACAACACTACTTCCATGGACTGGTTTAAATCCGCGCCGCCTGAAGATGCCAAACTAGCCCTGGATTACTTCGGCCTTAAATCAAGCAAGGACGGAAACTGGGCTTATATCCGTACCGCCCTTTCCTGTGTTGCCGACCTCGCGGTTATCCCCCTGCAGGATTATCTTGGCCTGGGCAAGCAGGGGCGCATGAATGCGCCCTCTACCCTGGGTGGCAACAACTGGTGCTGGCGATTGCTCCCCGGGCAAATCGAATCGGAACTTGCGGTGAAAATTAAGCGTATTACGGATATTTGCGGAAGGTGA
- a CDS encoding isochorismatase family cysteine hydrolase, protein MKLALLIIDMQKAYYTGYAKESMDQASEYINYAVELFRGKNYPIIWVQDEDKKGNVIQGTIGFDLIDALKPKPDEKRIIKNYNNSFNKTGLLEYIIKEGVDTLIITGYNAVYCVLSTYRGALDHDLMPILLKNSLASNTKENSKFVEDISEIISINALEKFISGANE, encoded by the coding sequence ATGAAATTGGCATTGTTAATAATTGATATGCAAAAAGCCTATTACACAGGTTATGCAAAGGAATCAATGGATCAGGCATCTGAATATATTAATTATGCTGTCGAATTATTCAGGGGAAAGAATTATCCGATTATTTGGGTTCAAGATGAAGATAAAAAAGGCAATGTAATACAGGGTACCATCGGATTTGATTTAATTGATGCATTAAAACCGAAACCTGACGAAAAACGGATAATAAAGAATTACAATAACAGTTTCAATAAAACCGGTTTATTGGAGTATATTATTAAAGAGGGTGTCGATACGTTAATTATTACCGGGTATAACGCGGTATATTGTGTTTTATCAACCTATCGCGGGGCATTGGATCATGATTTAATGCCAATATTATTAAAGAATTCATTGGCAAGCAATACAAAAGAGAACAGTAAATTTGTGGAAGACATAAGCGAGATTATATCGATAAATGCATTGGAAAAATTCATCTCAGGGGCGAATGAATGA
- a CDS encoding sigma-70 family RNA polymerase sigma factor: MKDSLGTLSPVSQKGAFWEFKDAKALSAEDEAALFNELERYKKELKRLPHAGRKALDILENIRNRQNRLVLAFGKMVMAIAGKYRGQGLDFDDLVQEGCIGLNKAIGKFDHTLGTRFSTYAGYCVKSAINSALADRGRAVRLPAYKVKECNQVRKLSNQFYQENGMEPQVEELASMLGWESEKVRSVRKAGQEILSLNAPKDAGMDQTLEDTFIDDRGKDPADFVIEAQLKEKVRDSLQVLTKRQKAVVIYRFGLWNSEEHTLKEIGKRLNISSEAVHQLEARALNRLEGNLNDCA; encoded by the coding sequence ATGAAGGATTCTCTGGGTACTCTGTCGCCGGTTTCCCAGAAAGGGGCTTTTTGGGAATTCAAAGATGCGAAAGCGTTGTCCGCGGAGGATGAAGCAGCGCTTTTCAATGAACTCGAACGCTACAAGAAAGAGTTAAAACGCCTCCCCCATGCAGGCCGCAAAGCCCTGGATATTCTGGAGAATATCAGGAACCGGCAAAACAGGCTGGTGCTTGCCTTTGGCAAAATGGTGATGGCCATTGCCGGCAAGTACCGGGGTCAGGGCCTGGATTTTGACGACCTTGTCCAGGAAGGGTGCATCGGCCTTAACAAGGCAATAGGCAAATTCGATCACACCCTGGGCACAAGGTTTTCGACCTATGCGGGTTATTGCGTAAAGTCCGCTATCAATTCCGCTTTGGCAGACAGGGGCAGGGCTGTAAGGCTTCCTGCCTATAAAGTCAAGGAATGCAACCAGGTCAGGAAGCTTTCCAATCAGTTCTACCAGGAAAACGGCATGGAGCCGCAGGTTGAAGAGCTTGCATCCATGCTTGGGTGGGAATCTGAGAAGGTCAGGTCTGTAAGAAAGGCCGGGCAGGAGATCCTTTCCCTGAATGCGCCTAAGGATGCCGGGATGGATCAAACCCTGGAAGACACTTTTATTGACGACAGGGGGAAGGATCCGGCGGATTTTGTCATCGAAGCCCAGCTAAAGGAAAAAGTCAGGGATTCCCTCCAGGTTCTCACCAAGCGCCAGAAGGCAGTTGTGATATACCGCTTTGGGCTTTGGAACAGCGAGGAGCATACGCTCAAGGAAATCGGGAAGCGCCTCAACATCTCAAGCGAGGCGGTGCATCAGCTCGAAGCAA